A genomic segment from Diospyros lotus cultivar Yz01 chromosome 5, ASM1463336v1, whole genome shotgun sequence encodes:
- the LOC127801021 gene encoding protein DMR6-LIKE OXYGENASE 2-like isoform X2 has translation MVEVDAAFIQALEHRPKPAVVEAEGIPLIDLSAINSSDSAAVAALAAEIGRACETWGFFQVINHGVPLACREKMESASRKFFAQSLDEKLKVRRDEKNPVGYHDGEHTKNVRDWKEVYDFVRKVPTIIPASPEPDDREVVLLHNQWPNYPPNFREVWEEYVVEIEKLAYKLLELISLSLGLPGNRLKNFFDDQTSFLRLNYYPRCPVPDLALGVGGHKDADGLTVLAQDDVGGLEVRRKSDGEWVRVKPTPNAYIINVGDLIQVWSNDRYESVEHRVTVNSERDRFSIPFFFNPAHTTVVEPLEELVDEHRPSKYRDFNWGKFIAARNLSNYKKLHVDNLQIYHFSLSALNDLH, from the exons ATGGTAGAGGTTGATGCTGCATTCATCCAAGCCCTTGAGCACCGGCCGAAGCCCGCCGTCGTCGAAGCCGAGGGCATCCCTCTCATCGATCTCTCCGCCATCAACTCCTCCGACTCTGCCGCAGTCGCCGCCCTTGCCGCCGAGATCGGCCGTGCCTGCGAGACCTGGGGCTTCTTCCAGGTCATCAACCACGGAGTACCGTTGGCCTGTCGGGAGAAGATGGAGTCGGCGTCGAGAAAGTTCTTTGCGCAGTCCTTGGACGAGAAGCTCAAGGTGAGGAGAGACGAGAAGAATCCGGTGGGATACCATGACGGCGAGCACACCAAGAACGTCCGGGACTGGAAGGAGGTCTACGATTTTGTCCGGAAAGTTCCAACCATCATTCCGGCCTCTCCCGAGCCTGATGACAGGGAAGTGGTGTTGCTCCATAATCAATGGCCCAATTACCCTCCTAACTTCAG GGAAGTGTGGGAAGAGTACGTCGTAGAAATCGAAAAACTTGCTTATAAGCTGTTGGAACTGATCTCCCTGAGCTTAGGCCTGCCGGGAAACCGCCTCAAGAACTTCTTCGACGATCAGACCAGCTTTCTAAGACTCAACTACTATCCGCGCTGCCCCGTTCCCGACCTGGCCCTCGGCGTGGGCGGGCACAAGGACGCCGACGGCCTGACTGTTCTTGCTCAGGATGATGTCGGAGGCCTTGAAGTACGGCGAAAGTCCGACGGGGAATGGGTCCGAGTTAAACCTACCCCCAATGCTTATATCATCAACGTTGGCGATCTTATTCag GTGTGGAGCAATGATAGGTACGAGAGTGTGGAGCACCGGGTGACGGTGAACTCAGAGAGGGATAGGTTCTCGattcccttcttcttcaacccaGCACACACTACCGTGGTTGAGCCCCTGGAAGAGTTGGTTGATGAGCATAGGCCTTCCAAGTACAGGGATTTCAACTGGGGAAAGTTCATCGCTGCCAGAAACCTCAGCAATTACAAGAAGCTCCATGTCGATAACCTCCAGATCTATCATTTCAGCCTATCCGCCTTGAATGATCTTCACTAA